One Bacillus sp. 1780r2a1 DNA segment encodes these proteins:
- a CDS encoding PucR family transcriptional regulator ligand-binding domain-containing protein — MELQTLLSSRPYASASVVAGKNGLTRTVQNINMMDAPDILTFLKEGELLVTTGYHFKEKEENLLQLVEGMAKKQCAGLAIKTKRFFEQVPSSICELAEKLNFPIIDLQTDEALGSIINESLSFILDKKTSDLQQAMMTHQLFSSYILQGNGVEKILHSLQTLCDAPVGLFDPHGNLLFHTEKKEEKELFSLEKISVQINNFFHLKASYTTFSVTKTKQELSLFLIPTHTHKNNFLVIYRSMLPNDSSLLTIEQAANVLSFEMMRQHALKEAERRKKNEYFHQLTHEHFKNIDEATYHGKQIGLSPDKKYICAVGKIPPQHYTYTDSEMIYELIEYELLKQPIPSLLFTQDNRYVILFFPDSYDKHQFIANQLILIQKVVKRHYKQNLCFGIGNQSQTLLTVIDSYQEAIEALENIQTTDQAANIQFYQPKQFRELLRLIPSADLEEYHEKALEGLLHYDRKDQSILLDTLSTYLNLNCQISETAKQLFIHRNTVIYRIEKCEEILGKSIHTPEETLRLRIAFQIHTHLHSNFI, encoded by the coding sequence ATGGAGTTACAAACACTATTAAGCAGTAGACCGTATGCTAGCGCATCTGTTGTAGCTGGAAAAAACGGCCTAACAAGAACCGTGCAAAATATCAACATGATGGACGCTCCAGATATTTTGACGTTTCTAAAAGAGGGAGAACTGCTCGTTACAACAGGCTATCACTTTAAAGAAAAAGAGGAAAACTTATTACAATTAGTAGAGGGAATGGCCAAAAAACAGTGTGCAGGTCTAGCGATAAAAACAAAGCGATTCTTCGAACAGGTACCTTCATCTATTTGTGAACTTGCAGAGAAGCTAAACTTCCCTATTATCGATCTACAAACAGACGAAGCACTGGGCTCCATCATCAACGAATCTTTAAGCTTTATCTTAGATAAAAAGACAAGCGACCTTCAACAAGCAATGATGACTCATCAACTCTTTTCTTCGTACATTCTACAAGGAAACGGTGTTGAAAAAATATTACATTCGCTTCAAACGTTATGCGACGCTCCAGTTGGGCTATTTGACCCTCACGGAAATTTATTGTTTCACACTGAAAAAAAAGAAGAAAAAGAATTATTTTCTTTAGAAAAAATATCTGTTCAGATAAATAATTTTTTTCATCTCAAAGCTAGTTACACTACGTTTTCTGTCACAAAAACCAAACAAGAATTAAGCTTATTCTTAATTCCGACACATACACATAAGAACAACTTTCTAGTTATTTATCGCAGCATGTTGCCAAACGATTCATCATTATTAACAATTGAACAAGCAGCAAATGTCCTTTCTTTTGAAATGATGCGTCAACATGCCTTAAAAGAAGCTGAGCGCCGAAAGAAAAATGAATATTTTCATCAATTAACCCATGAACACTTCAAAAATATAGATGAAGCCACTTATCATGGAAAGCAGATCGGACTCTCTCCTGATAAAAAGTACATTTGTGCGGTTGGAAAAATACCACCACAACACTATACATACACAGATAGCGAAATGATTTACGAGCTCATCGAGTACGAATTATTAAAACAACCTATTCCAAGCTTATTATTTACACAGGATAATCGCTACGTCATTTTATTTTTCCCTGACAGTTATGACAAACACCAATTTATCGCCAACCAGCTTATCCTTATTCAAAAGGTTGTAAAGAGACATTATAAACAAAATTTATGCTTTGGAATAGGAAATCAAAGCCAGACGCTATTAACCGTGATAGATTCATATCAGGAAGCGATTGAAGCACTTGAAAATATTCAAACTACCGATCAAGCAGCTAATATTCAGTTTTATCAACCAAAACAATTCCGAGAACTTTTAAGGCTTATTCCCTCAGCAGACTTAGAAGAATATCACGAAAAAGCGCTAGAAGGGCTTCTTCATTACGACCGGAAAGATCAATCTATTTTGTTAGATACATTATCTACTTATCTAAATTTAAATTGCCAAATATCCGAAACAGCTAAACAACTATTTATTCATAGAAACACCGTTATTTATCGAATTGAAAAGTGTGAAGAAATATTAGGAAAATCAATTCATACACCGGAAGAAACGCTCCGACTACGAATTGCATTTCAAATTCACACGCACTTACACTCTAACTTTATTTAG
- a CDS encoding AbgT family transporter → MSQPILKEHSLKEVKKKREFPHIYFMLAIIIGVMTIATYLIPAGTYDRVQGDDGREMIDPTSYTELESSPVSLLGMLKAVPQGMVEAAPVIFFTFVIGGVFVTLRSAGVIELGVGKIAMSFSHKPKLLISVFMFTFALIACFIGTPELAIVYVPVIMPLMLSLGYDRVTAAAISLCGTIAGFTAALTNPFTVGTAQMVAGLPLYSGMIYRIICFLIIIIIGIAYVMRYAEKTRTKPKDAIKSHTLKSNVTNRQKVAGIVTALFFIGMIAGVILYRWDMVTLGGYFIAMGIIPALIVGMGSKEIAESFNEGFRDVLVGAMVCGIARAVAVVMNEGQIMDTIVYGISTVISQLPESVTVIGMLITQSLFNFFVPSGSGQALIMMPIMAPLADLVGITRQTAILAFQFGDGFSNILFPTSGYFMATLAIAGVGWNRWVKFILPLFLLWMSAGAILLVVANLIGWY, encoded by the coding sequence ATGTCTCAACCAATTTTAAAAGAACATTCATTAAAAGAGGTAAAGAAAAAAAGGGAGTTCCCCCATATTTATTTCATGCTAGCTATTATTATTGGTGTGATGACTATTGCTACATATTTAATTCCAGCAGGAACATATGACCGGGTTCAAGGAGACGATGGGAGAGAAATGATTGATCCAACTTCTTATACGGAATTGGAATCAAGCCCTGTAAGTTTGCTAGGTATGCTAAAAGCTGTTCCACAAGGCATGGTTGAAGCGGCTCCAGTAATTTTCTTTACATTTGTAATTGGAGGAGTATTTGTAACACTTCGATCAGCAGGTGTAATTGAACTTGGGGTTGGAAAGATTGCAATGAGCTTCTCTCATAAGCCTAAGCTACTAATATCAGTATTTATGTTTACTTTTGCATTAATAGCCTGCTTTATTGGAACGCCTGAATTAGCCATTGTCTATGTCCCAGTAATTATGCCACTTATGCTGTCCCTGGGGTATGACCGAGTCACAGCTGCAGCCATTTCATTATGTGGTACCATCGCTGGTTTTACAGCGGCTCTTACAAATCCCTTTACAGTAGGAACAGCACAGATGGTTGCTGGCCTTCCCTTATACTCAGGCATGATTTATCGAATAATTTGCTTTCTCATTATCATTATAATTGGTATAGCTTATGTCATGAGGTATGCAGAAAAAACTCGTACTAAGCCAAAGGATGCTATCAAATCACACACTTTAAAGAGTAATGTTACAAATAGACAAAAGGTTGCTGGCATTGTAACGGCTCTGTTTTTTATAGGAATGATTGCAGGCGTTATTTTGTATCGTTGGGATATGGTGACACTAGGGGGCTATTTTATTGCAATGGGAATTATTCCTGCTTTAATTGTAGGAATGGGTTCTAAAGAAATCGCTGAATCATTTAACGAGGGGTTTCGAGATGTTTTAGTGGGTGCAATGGTTTGTGGAATTGCTAGAGCCGTAGCTGTTGTGATGAACGAAGGTCAAATCATGGATACAATTGTATATGGGATTTCTACTGTTATTTCACAACTTCCTGAAAGTGTTACCGTAATAGGAATGCTAATTACGCAAAGTTTATTTAATTTCTTTGTACCAAGTGGGAGTGGGCAAGCACTTATTATGATGCCAATTATGGCGCCGTTAGCAGACTTAGTAGGTATTACGAGACAAACAGCTATTCTAGCTTTTCAGTTTGGAGACGGCTTTTCCAATATCTTGTTCCCTACATCAGGATACTTTATGGCTACGCTAGCGATTGCTGGAGTAGGGTGGAATCGCTGGGTGAAATTTATTCTTCCACTTTTCCTACTGTGGATGAGTGCTGGGGCTATACTGTTAGTTGTAGCAAACTTAATTGGGTGGTATTAG
- a CDS encoding MTH1187 family thiamine-binding protein, whose product MAIIDLTIIPVGTKTPSVSQYVADIQKVLEKHKEEVEYQLTPMNTLIEGELSLLLKIVQELHEVPFENGIERVCTNLRIDDRRDKKHTMAGKLKAVELKMNQN is encoded by the coding sequence ATGGCGATTATAGATTTAACGATTATACCGGTAGGGACTAAAACACCCAGTGTCAGTCAATACGTAGCAGATATTCAGAAAGTATTGGAAAAACATAAAGAGGAAGTAGAATACCAGTTAACTCCGATGAATACGCTTATTGAAGGTGAACTAAGTCTCTTGTTGAAGATTGTTCAAGAATTACATGAAGTTCCGTTTGAAAATGGGATTGAGAGAGTCTGTACCAATTTGCGTATCGATGATCGACGAGATAAAAAACATACAATGGCCGGTAAACTAAAGGCTGTTGAATTAAAAATGAACCAAAACTAG
- a CDS encoding peptidoglycan-binding protein, producing the protein MKKLIYSLALCGSLTVVPTISEAALGDTTLRPGMSNSDVKQLQQQLKNKGYFTYGTTTNYYGTITKSAVMNFQRANGLAADGIAGKNTFNKLLGSSSSTSNTSSTLLRVGSKGAAVQSLQQQLKNKGYFKGNTTQYFGSVTKNAVMAFQRANGLSVDGIAGPATLNKLKSGGTSAGSGSTSTGTSSVLRQGMSGSSVSSLQQKLKNKGYFSANVTGYYGSITTSAVRSFQRANGLSADGIAGPATMSKLGSSSSSNNTTSNPSVSTPSSSSASQVISYGKRFIGTPYVWGGTSPSGFDCSGFLNYVYRNAAGVSLPRTVASIYSTGTRVSTPSPGDIVFFETYQPGASHAGIYLGGGQFLHASSSKGVMISSMSNSYWQPRYLGAKRYL; encoded by the coding sequence ATGAAAAAGTTAATATATTCTTTAGCATTATGTGGATCTTTAACAGTAGTACCAACAATTAGTGAAGCGGCATTAGGCGACACAACTTTACGTCCAGGAATGAGTAATTCAGATGTAAAACAATTACAACAACAATTAAAAAACAAGGGTTATTTTACATACGGAACAACTACAAATTATTATGGGACAATTACAAAGAGCGCAGTTATGAATTTTCAGCGTGCGAACGGATTAGCAGCAGATGGGATTGCTGGTAAGAACACATTTAATAAACTGCTGGGAAGCAGCTCTAGCACATCGAACACATCTAGCACATTATTACGTGTTGGTTCTAAAGGTGCAGCTGTTCAATCATTACAGCAGCAGTTAAAAAACAAGGGTTATTTCAAGGGAAATACTACTCAATATTTCGGTTCAGTTACAAAAAATGCAGTTATGGCTTTTCAACGTGCGAATGGTCTGTCAGTAGATGGAATTGCGGGACCAGCTACGCTTAACAAATTGAAAAGTGGTGGGACTAGCGCTGGTTCAGGCTCAACTTCAACAGGTACGTCATCTGTTTTACGTCAGGGTATGTCTGGATCGTCAGTAAGTAGCTTGCAACAAAAATTAAAAAATAAAGGCTATTTCTCTGCAAACGTAACGGGATACTATGGCTCAATCACAACAAGCGCAGTTCGTTCATTCCAACGTGCAAATGGCTTATCAGCAGATGGAATCGCAGGACCAGCTACAATGAGTAAGTTAGGTTCTAGCTCAAGTTCAAATAACACTACATCTAATCCAAGTGTTAGTACACCATCAAGTTCTAGTGCATCACAAGTAATTTCATACGGTAAACGTTTCATTGGAACACCATACGTATGGGGAGGAACTTCTCCGAGTGGGTTTGACTGTAGTGGGTTCTTAAACTATGTATATCGTAACGCTGCAGGAGTTAGTTTACCTCGTACAGTTGCGAGTATTTACAGTACAGGAACGCGTGTTAGCACACCAAGTCCTGGAGATATTGTATTTTTTGAAACGTATCAGCCAGGTGCAAGCCATGCGGGAATTTACTTAGGTGGAGGTCAATTCCTTCATGCATCATCATCTAAAGGTGTTATGATTAGCTCTATGAGCAACTCATACTGGCAGCCTCGTTATTTAGGTGCAAAACGTTATCTATAA